The Cannabis sativa cultivar Pink pepper isolate KNU-18-1 chromosome 8, ASM2916894v1, whole genome shotgun sequence genomic interval TAGAAAATAATGTAACTTTGCCTTGATTTGACCTTACTTTCTTCCCGGGCAACCTTTCGAAATAAAGGAGAATTGTTATTTTATTCTTGGGATAGTAATAGTGTATAGGCGAGAACGCAGCTTATTCAAAATGTAATGTTATGCTTTTTTCATAGTCCCATGAGTCAAACTGCAGCTCTATTTCAGAGTTCTTCTAAATGAAGTACATCTAAAAAGTTAATGTAAAAGCTACTATGTCCTGTTTATGTGAATGTAATTAATAGTAGATTGACCCTCTGTTAATGTTTTTGAGgatgataatttaattttttataggaATATGGTATTAGAGGGTTTCCAACAATCAAGGTATTTGTACCTGGAAAACCTCCTGTCGACTATCAAGGAGCAAGGGATGTCAAATCCATCGCAAACTTCGCTCTCTCCCAGGTTTGTTAATTCATATTGTGATCTGTTCCTTTCTTGTTTCTAATCACTGATGTTCCATTGGAATTTAATCGACCAAAATGTGAAAGCTTTTGGTATGATagatttcatacttttgtaCAATGTCTAAAGTGTTTTATGTGTAATAATAACTCTCATTTAACTTGGCTTTGTAACGTTTAGttaacaactctcataacttgtAATGTATTAGAAACTACTGATGGTAAAGGGgagaaaatatttatatatatatatatatttatatataaaagtaatcAGTATGTGTTGACTATTCTATTGCCTGCAACAGATAAAGGGACTTCTAAAGGAACGGTTAGATGGTAAAGCAACAGGGGGATCAAGCGGATCAAGTGGATCGAATGAAAATTCTGAAGCCAGTGCCTCAGTAGAATTAAATTCTCGCAATTTTGACGAACAAGTACTTAAAAGTAAAGATCTCTGGATTGTAGAGTTCTTTGCACCTTGGTAGGATCCCTATCATCTATATATCGGTTAACAGCTTTGACTGTCCATCTCTGAGGATTAGATACAGCTAATCAAGCAATATTGTTAACTCTATTTAAATCTTCTCCTTTTTAGGTGTGGACACTGCAAAAGGTTGGCCCCTGAGTGGAAGAAGGCTGCTAATAACTTAAAGGGAAAGGTCAAGTTAGGTCATGTTGACTGTGATTCAGAAAAGGTAATGTTGGATTTCTATCGACGATTacataattcaaatcaaattaTCTTTTCCAGCACATTGTTTTGCTATCTCTTGTCctagtttctttttctttggcTGAATTCTGATATTATATCTTTCGCCGTGTCCTTTTGCAAGGAAATGCTGCAAAGATGCAAATAATTTCCTTAGTGTTGTTTCATTTTAATTCTCTTTTTACTTGAAAAGCTGTCGGTTTTCCTTGGAACTTATGTTGCTCTTTTGGTATGAAACTTTGAAACCATTTGATTCTAACGGGATCATTTTTCCAGTCTCTGATGAGCAGATTCAATGTTCAAGGATTTCCCACTATCTTAGTGTTTGGTGCTGATAAAGATAGTCCCACACCTTTTGAAGGTGCAAGAACTGCTTCAGCAATTGAATCATTTGCTCTTGAACAGTTGGAAACAAATATTGCACCTCCTGAAGTGACTGAGCTAACTGGCCAGGTAGGCACAAGTCTCCTTTCTGTTTCTTCAGTCCAAAATCGGTACTTTGGTAACTTAAAAAGTGATGTAATCTTCTTGTGTAGGATGTAATGGAAGAAAAATGTGGCTCAGCTGCAATATGTTTCGTGGCTTTCCTGCCAGACATCTTAGATTCCAAAGCAGAAGGGAGGAACAAGTACGTTCAGCAGTTATTGTCGGTTGCAGAGAAGTTCAAGAAGAGTCCCTATAGGCAAGGACACATTCAATTCTTTTTGTATTCTGTCCCATTTCGTCTTACAATGTCATTTTAAGTTATCTGCATTAACCATTGCATTTAACTTAAAGAAACATCTTACATTACTATATGCTGAAGAGTCAACATCTTATATTGTTTGCAGTTATGTATGGGCAGCTGCTGGTAAGCAGCCAGACCTTGAAAAGCGTGTCGGAGTTGGTGGTTATGGTTATCCAGCTTTGGTTGCTCTAAACGTAAAGAAAAGTGTTTATGCCCCACTTAAGAGTGCTTTTGAGCTTGAGCATATCATGTAAGTCTTCTTTTGTACTAAGAATTTCGAATACCACAGTAGCAATTATCATAACATTTTAAACTACTCAATTTGGTTTACCAGAGAATTTGTGAGGGATGCTGGTCGTGGAGGAAAAGGAAACTTACCTCTTGAAGGTGCCCCTGTAATTGTCAAGACAGAAGCATGGGATGGCAAAGATGGAGAGGTCATTGAAGAGGACGAGTTCTCCCTCGAAGAGCTCATGGGGGAAGATACTACCAGCAAGGATGAGTTGTGAATTAATTAAACCTTAGTTGGTGAAGGTAACGAGATTTGGGGAGAGAAAAAGATTTTGGACTCTTAGGATCACAATATTCTAATGTTTTACGGTATGAAATGACTTTTTTTCACCATGGTCAAACTGATTTCTGAATGAGGCGTACTGTCTTTCTAAATATTAGTAGAAAAGAGAATATGATATGGCTGATCCCATTCTCTATCTCCTTGTCATgtcaagtgaaaaaaaaaattaagtcatTACATTGTATCTGTTTTAACGAGAATAATCATCATAAATTAGTAAAGCTTTACTCCACGTATTTGtgccaaaaaagaaaaactattcATATGGATGAGGGTGGCAATTCAGATCATGACGCGATTACACGACACGAACTTAGTACGTATTATTGGGGGTTGGGTTGAATTTGAATAACATGATTATTATTTGGATTGGATTaagttaaataatttatttatattcaaTATATTATTGAAATTATTAATTTGGGACAGAttttataacataattttttatactCAAGTTTTACACATTAAAAGGATCCAATGGTCAAGATTTGAACAAATTAGTATttatataaacttaaaaaaaaaagataaaaaatagtaaaaatgtaTTAATCAAGTATGTATGCCCCCAAGCGTACTGTTCCAACTTTTAGTGTTGCTCCTGGAGCATTCTCTCAGTATCCTGCCTCAACAACAGCTTCGGCTACTAGTTCTCCAACCAAACAAATCATCTGAAGTAAGAGATCAAGCAAAGGAAGCACATGAATCGATAACAAGAAAGGGAGTAAGACACCCGACTATGAGTAGAATATACCCAGTATACAGAATTAATAGACACCCAAGAGCACATCTACTTGGAAACTCACCAAAATGTCTATCATCGCAAGCCTCCACTGATGATTCTGACACCTCTCCAAGAGGGACCCTAATAAAATATGCGAGTACCATAATGATATTGGACATGATACCAACAAATGTAAGTCCTTGAAGGACAAGAGtgaaaacttgatcaagctAGGCAACCTCCATGAATGGGTAAGGAATCGTTTAGCACAAATGCAAGGAGGACTCATCGGGCCGCAAGTGCCAACAAGGCATTTGGGAGGGTTACTGCAGGCACTAGGTGTTGGGctttatgccataaataaaactctatttcaatgtaattttttctattcaattatcaataaagaaacatatttaatttcattacttgtttaatgtgttatttggttgaTATGATCAtctatttacttatttgattaataaattcatccaaacccttatcacactgatattcttatttattgtgttgtcaacacagtggaaagtaatcaagattgtgtgattaaatgtatttctaaatttatcagtacacaaggtttaactgatatgataatctacagcgtagtttacttgcaccttggataagtgttatgttctttccaaggcattggttaaactaagcttgggttggatgtatggagtatgcatcgcaaataaccgatattgaatttggattagatatgataatcttaccgtaatatctattcaatttagtatcacctagttgatcctagatcaaatgatctaaatcctgacatggttaggttctatctcaagagtgttattagtgttctttgatttgttagttaagcctaccttttggtctgggtgatatgtacattttgggaacacgatagtacaattgagtgggagcgctaatcatagatatgaaatctatagcttctatccagacatagaagtgaaacgatgattttcttcgagcttggctaaatagaaataaatgataaaGTGCACATTTtggtgattatattagttcactaaaatatcatttataggtggctaagtgttttaaggataaaatacattgaaagggtgtaacgaaaattttgtccctatgcaatgtaaatcatctatagaggatcattaattattgagattataacaatggataattaatagcgtatctatatcgtggaacatatagagtgttttaTATAACTGGGAGTGTAATTCCAaattctatagtggttcaacgaggaattaataagttagagaatttacttggtaaattctagatcagcttattgaaatctcggttatataggcccatggtccccatactagttgagacaaactgcttgtaagactcaattaattgattttagttaatcaattttaattctaaaattagactatgtctagtttgtgaattttcactatgttatgacttgattgtgaagaaatagtattttagggttaatttattaattaagagactttgtggagtctaattaataaatattataaatgacaattttatttgataattattttaattattaaataaatagttttggcatttataggattgaaattacaaaaagtggtatttgtaaaaaataaataaaatacttgagaaaaatggcaaaaatcatACTAATGTGGGGCCCAATATGTGGCGGGGCACTTAGTGTCAATCTTACTctaactttattaattttttattccaaataattccaccctaaccctagtagaaattagtataaaaggaaggctatggtctcattatccaactaatgcctccaaagctaagaacctagttttctctctaggtttatgagacctcttcctttcctctctgaatttcgaaatccataGTCTTCACAAAACAAAATTCATCCATTaatgattgagtgcatgcccacacataacaagtgagtcctcaatcatagtatgtaagccTATGAAGAATCcgaacaacaagaaggagaatcgggctcagatcttggtgatactctgctacagaaaggaaacaagtgttagagatctgagcggaaggagtcatttaattctgctgcaaccactgtaaggtttctcataccttttatgtgtttattttcattatttttcatattaggatgttaaaaacatacttgttggtaaatctagatcctggtaaaaaaatattccaacacTAGGAGCTCAGGTTCCTCTCGGAGCCATACAAGCAACTCCGACAGTAGTCTTGCTGGCACCTGATCCTAGACAACCTATTAGACAACTCGGTTTTCCTCCTAGGACAAACAAGCATATAGCCATGATATATGGAGGTCCCTATATCAGAGGAACAACTCGAGGAGAGCAAAAACGGTATGTCCAAGACTTGGATCACGATGATGAGGTGTAGGAATTAAATCATTTGCCTATCTGAAGACCCAGACTCATGGACCAAGCCATGACTTTCACAAAAGAGGATGCAAGATCTGTACACTTTCCTCACCACATCCCTTAGTCATATAGACTCCAATTGTCAACAAAATAGTAGCTCACATTATTGTAGATAATGGAAGTTCAGTCAACATTTTGTTCAAGGTTGCATTCTTGGAAATTCATCTTACTGACCAAGACCTGGCCCCATGTAGTTCCCAACTCACTGTTTCAACGGGGATACTTTCATCTCCATAGGAAAAGTGTGTCTCCCAATCACATTCTATCGTAATACTTCTCAGAGAACCTTTAAGCATTGTAATTTTGTGGTCATTGACTATCTGATAGCATACAACACTACATTTGGTTGTTTGACACTAGTAGACTTCAGAGCCATAACTTCCATTCGACACTTGTGCTAAAATTACCATCCCACTATGTTAGGGTAGGAATAGTCAGAGGAGATCAAAAAGAAGGCAGAAGGTGCTATGATGTAGCTTCCCAACAACCAGTCCTCATGGTCTGGGAAGTAGGAGGCGTGAACAAGCAACATGGAGAAGATGTCTTAGACCCCTATGTGGGTGTCGAGAAGATCTTGAAATCAATGGAAGATGTGGAAGAAGTCCAAGTTTTCATCAAATGAAATTAACCCAAATGAAATTTACCACATCTTAAATGTGAACCCAGATGTACCGACCGTGCAACAGAAAATGAGGCTCTTAGACCCAATAAAGGCAGAAGTTCTGAAGAAagaggtaaaaaaaaattcttgtcTAACATATTTATTAGGGATGTGTACTATCCCaagtggctagccaatccggtcatAGTGCCTAAACCTAACAGAACCTACAGGTTTTGTGTTGACTTCACCGACCTAAACAAGGAATGCCCAAAAGATTGTTTCCCACTGCTCAGAATAGACCAAATGGTTGATGCCACATCCGAGTATGAGCTTTTGTCCTTTATCGATGCTTAATCCGAACACAACCAGATCAAAATGCATGTCGTGGATTAAGAGCACACAAGCTTCCAGATTGACAAGGGAGTGTATTGCTACTTATTGATGACTTTTGGTCTAAAGAATGATGAGGCCACTTATCAGAGATTCGTGAATTGTATGTTCTAGGACCAGTTAGGGAGAAACATGAAAATGTATGTTAATGATATGTTGGTCAAATCAAAAACCTCTAGGAGTCACTCAAATgatttataagaatattttgcAGTAATACACAAGTACGGGATGAAATTGAACCTAAAAAAGTGTACTTTTGGGGTAGGGTCAGGAAAGTTTATGAGATTTATCGTCAGCCAATGAAGAATAGAAGCTAATCCAATAAAGATCCATGCCCTATTGGATACGCCTTCTCCCTCAAAGCATAAGGATGTGCAAATGTGGTTTCTTTTCAGGTCTATGGACAAATGTATCCCATTCTTTTACACTAAAAtgttatacataattttttaaaaatatatataaatatgtataaattaGATTAGACCGGTTACTTTCACATGTCAATCAATTTCTAATCAGCACAAGtgcagattttaaatttttttaattcaatCTAATCTGCCGAAATGCGTATATCCCCACTTTACAGATTGGTTTAGAACACCCCTAATTGTAAGATGAATAGAAGAGAACAAATGTATATACTAGTTGTTAGTtgacatataatatatattactaaggAAATAGGTCCGAGATTCAGGTCGAGCCCAGGGTCGAAATTCGGGTTTAAGTGGGGTCCAAAGTCGAGATCAAAGTTTAAAATATTGAGGAAAGAAATACAAAGactacaattaaaaaaaaaaaaggtaaacacTATTTTAGACcctttattttgtaaaagttaaccctcTATTTATGACAAAATGGAtcctatatttttcaaaatagtaaaaataagaccttgagctcaatttttaacatttttttttaatataaccaagttAAATACAATTCTTAACACGaatagatacaaaaaatataaccaaTTTTATTATAACATCTCTAAATCGAATtcttattaagttttatttcaataaaaaattagttcaaaatcttatttgtaccatttgaaaaaaaaatacaaaatccatTTATCATATaacaaacaaaaaattcaattagtaacttttacaaaacacaacctatttatttatttatttatttttgaaattgacttgtttttattttcaaattttgataaaaattagaaagtgaaaacaatttatttttatctagttttctaaattctaattaaaaaagtataacACAACACACCCTAAATTAACCAAAACTAATATAACAGAATCTTACCAATAACAATTAGTTGAAACTTGTTGTACCCTACTTTCTCCACTTTACACATTTAAGTtttatcaaaatacaaaacactATCTTATGTCAGAAACAATAATCTAAGTTAGTCGGCACATCCATGAATCAGCTTCACAGCCATATAGTTTCTGcccctttctctttcttttctatGTTTTAATAAAGATAAATTGATCAAAGCTTCTAGAAACTAGCATTTTCTAATCTCCACAAACATTCTTTCCTCAGAGGTGAATCCGCAAATATGGCTTTGATAAAGTCTTGAACCTAAAAACAAACAGAATGAAATAATATAAGCGAAAAAGCCAATGGAATTAAAGTATTAAAAccaaataataagaaaatttcaacagaaaaataaattacaaaatattGTATGTAAGAAAATTATGTGCTTAGATCCGTATAGCCATACCTCTTTGATTGTAAAACCACTGCTCAGCAAATCTCCACTTTCCCAAGCTGCTGTAATGGATTTTAGAGGCATGTCTAATAATTCTGTACAGAAGCGAAAACAAACATTAGGTTATCATAAcatgaattttttcttttttttttatatagggAAACTCTAGAGAAAAGCATGCCTGCTAATCTACGCATCTTGCATAATGATGGAATGAGATCATCAAGTGTCTGTGTCATGCACTCTTGTAAATTCTCTGTTTGGTTGATAGCGGCCAAGGACGCCAATAGAGAAGATAGATTTTCCAGCATCAAATGAATTAATCTTTGAAGCTATGAACAGAGTATCAGAAGAAATTAGATAGAATGAAATATAGACATTATTTCaagccaaaaaaataaataaataaaattgcaaGTATAATGATAGTTTTTTATAAAACTATACCTGTAATGTTTCCTCTGCTGCCATGTCATCGATAAGTAGTATGTCTCTTGTAATTCTAGAAAATACCGACTCTAGAACCATAGACATGCTTCTCCTGTATGTCGAAGGCATCAAGAGTGGTTCCCATATAATATGCACTTTCTCAAGAATGAAAATAACCTGGTCAAACATATTATATCCACATTAACACCATCAGCAAAAACTCACTGAGAGATTcagcaaaaaaagaaaaaaaaaataaactcagTGAGGAAAAGAACGAGAATGCCAATGCAAGAATAatcaaatgataaataaatatctataaaatttAAGGTGGTCACGCTACCTGATCGATGCTAAATTTTGAAGATTCATATGCGTGATTCAAATGGGTGTTCTGAAATCCATCAGCACTGTCTATAGcctaaaataaatacaataaatcATTCAGTGGCCTATCACAGAAGATGTCAAAACAGACAACCTGATCGGTTATACAACTTTTATTAGTACATTTCAATATGACTTCACCTCTTTCAAATTATAAATAACTAATTGAATTTGTCTCTGCAGTATCTGCTCTGCCATTACATGAAATCTTGGAGATAAATCAACAAACACGGCATGTTCCTTGATTGAACATGGGAAATCTGGGCGATACtggcaaaataaaataaaaaaaaaagaaacacatAAATTGGAttcaataaatttatttaagatTGCATCCACAAATCTAGACAGGTCAAAAAATTGAACTCCATAAAAATAGTTAACCGTGAATCCAACATTATATTAGCATCTGTTGCGCAGCTTCATTAAATAGTTACATACAATAAATAAGAGTGCATGGATGAATGAGCAAGGTGAAAGACTCCAAGATCATACACTGTCAAACATGAAAGTAAATACCTCATATGCAAGCCCAAGAATCTCCTGTGATAGATATAGGCAATCATTATGCATGAGAACAGCTACCTGGTTGATGCCATCAAGCTGTCTTTCTAGCTTCAGAAGTCAAACAAGAAGGTTACACTATAACCATTATTCAATATGCTAAACTGTAGTTGTTAAAGCAGAAAAACTATGAGATCGCCACGGTAAATCTAGCTCTAACAATGAGAGAAGGATttataaactataaaaaaataatactatgtGAGACTTGCCcagaaatatataaaaacttGCAGTTTAGATTAAATTACAACTTTGAGAAACTGGAGTCATTAGAAGGTCATCAACAATCTAACAGCAATCAAATGACCTCATTTCTAACCACTAATGAGGTGttcatttcttttctttctttcttcttgatAAGACTGTCAGCTGTCTTCAAAAAAGCTGTTGTTGAGATGTCCATAATAAAGGAATGGGAAGAAAGCCATATAATAACTGACAACATCTTATTCACTGGATCATACAACGTCAGCTACAGCAATTTAGAAACTAATGGAAGTAACCTCTCAACTTTTATCACTATCTGCTAGATATGTTCTACATTATTAGAACATCTACAGTTAATTGAATCCATCATTAAGAGATTGAAACAGGAATATGGTAATTGTGGcaaaaatacctaagttattGGGTTTGTAGCACTTGAGTATCCAAGTTATCTTTTTGGTAGCGAAAGTACCAAAATTATTAGGTAcccaaattatttatttggcgGCAGAAGTAACCATATTATTAGTACGTTCGTAGCACTAAAGTATCGAAGTTATT includes:
- the LOC115699488 gene encoding protein disulfide isomerase-like 2-3, whose amino-acid sequence is MRVDRSQSSLFGALSLIFVFFLIFNVCDALYGPSSPVVQLTASNFKSKVLNSNKVVLVEFFAPWCGHCQALTPIWEKAATVLKGVVGVAALDADEHKSLAQEYGIRGFPTIKVFVPGKPPVDYQGARDVKSIANFALSQIKGLLKERLDGKATGGSSGSSGSNENSEASASVELNSRNFDEQVLKSKDLWIVEFFAPWCGHCKRLAPEWKKAANNLKGKVKLGHVDCDSEKSLMSRFNVQGFPTILVFGADKDSPTPFEGARTASAIESFALEQLETNIAPPEVTELTGQDVMEEKCGSAAICFVAFLPDILDSKAEGRNKYVQQLLSVAEKFKKSPYSYVWAAAGKQPDLEKRVGVGGYGYPALVALNVKKSVYAPLKSAFELEHIIEFVRDAGRGGKGNLPLEGAPVIVKTEAWDGKDGEVIEEDEFSLEELMGEDTTSKDEL